In the Enterococcus saigonensis genome, one interval contains:
- a CDS encoding ABC transporter permease, with the protein MRQIQLFLTKEIFANWRTKKIPILFIIAFSVGILSPFLAKIMPNILTSILPKEMAITLPTPTSSDSWTQYYKNLPQFLLLAIVLLSVGIISTEVEKGTLIPFITKGLSRYAVVMSKGLYLFFIWSFTLFTSFLINASYTAYYFNDDKSPHLLLPLFGFWLYGIIFLAATIFASTLAKNTGASLLIIAIFYLISNLLGIFKKITHYNPFTLGSNSINWLTGKSDFTTYWPAVALAIFLIFSFFILSLMIFKKRRL; encoded by the coding sequence ATGAGGCAAATTCAACTTTTTCTTACTAAAGAAATCTTTGCGAATTGGCGCACAAAAAAAATTCCAATCTTATTCATTATTGCATTTTCTGTTGGGATTTTATCGCCATTTTTAGCTAAAATTATGCCAAATATTTTGACTTCCATACTGCCAAAAGAAATGGCTATTACCTTACCAACACCTACATCTAGTGACAGTTGGACACAATATTATAAAAACTTGCCGCAATTTCTCTTACTGGCAATCGTCTTATTATCAGTTGGTATCATCAGTACTGAAGTAGAAAAAGGCACTCTCATTCCCTTTATTACAAAAGGTTTATCGCGTTATGCTGTGGTAATGAGCAAAGGATTATATCTCTTTTTTATTTGGTCTTTTACCCTTTTCACATCCTTTTTGATTAATGCCAGCTACACAGCTTATTATTTCAATGATGACAAAAGCCCACATCTTTTACTCCCACTTTTTGGTTTTTGGTTATATGGTATTATTTTTTTAGCCGCTACTATTTTCGCTTCCACTTTAGCCAAAAATACAGGAGCAAGTCTTTTAATTATAGCTATCTTTTATTTAATCAGTAATTTGCTTGGCATTTTCAAAAAGATAACGCATTACAATCCTTTTACTTTAGGTAGCAACTCTATAAATTGGCTAACAGGTAAAAGTGATTTTACCACATATTGGCCTGCCGTTGCACTGGCTATTTTTCTTATCTTTTCTTTTTTTATACTAAGCTTGATGATTTTTAAAAAGCGGCGTCTTTAG